In the Populus trichocarpa isolate Nisqually-1 chromosome 1, P.trichocarpa_v4.1, whole genome shotgun sequence genome, one interval contains:
- the LOC7476784 gene encoding tubby-like protein 8: MAGFRKPTLPNQSSYNSVYVNPLTDSKHHHTCSEGDLLTKSFTDNKENIDNTAKFGGVDKENAVPNNSKPLSTNGSLSVLPKPQLSNMKSLSTGRVLKPSSLQLCMQMNEPEKVFKSKIWDSAESEKSNSVNIWDYSDSEAAPASSWSALPNRALLCRPLPLDIGRCTCVIMKEALPEGLDGGTLYSLYTNEGHGRQDRKLAIAHHKRRNGKSEFTIAQNLKGVLSSSDDSFVGNVTANLMGSKYHIWDQGGAVNSKRGNLLLAVVTFKPTIATWTGSYRIMRAYVPKHQSMQLKNTTLMQHINGLARDWEGKMDKVHKLCSRTPRYNNMSKQYELDFRDRGRAGLGIQSSVKNFQLTLEENGKQTILQLGRVGKSKFVMDFRYPLTGYQAFCICLASIDSKLCCSM; this comes from the exons ATGGCTGGTTTCAGAAAACCCACATTGCCAAACCAATCTTCATACAACTCCGTTTATGTTAATCCCCTCACTGACTCCAAACACCATCATACTTGCAGTGAAGGTGATCTCCTTACAAAATCGTTCACTGACAACAAAGAGAACATTGATAACACTGCCAAGTTTGGCggtgttgacaaagaaaatgcaGTGCCCAACAACTCAAAACCTTTGTCTACAAATGGGTCTCTCTCTGTTTTGCCAAAGCCACAGTTATCCAATATGAAGTCTTTGTCCACTGGAAGAGTCCTAAAGCCTTCTTCTCTACAGTTGTGTATGCAAATGAATGAGCCTGAAAAGGTTTTTAAGTCTAAAATTTGGGACTCTGCTGAGTCTGAGAAGTCAAATTCTGTCAATATTTGGGACTATTCAGATTCTGAGGCTGCTCCAGCTTCTTCTTGGTCTGCATTGCCTAACAG GGCATTGTTGTGCAGGCCATTGCCACTGGACATAGGGAGATGTACTTGTGTTATTATGAAGGAAGCATTGCCAGAAGGGTTAGATGGGGGTACATTGTACTCACTCTACACCAAT GAAGGGCATGGTCGACAGGATCGGAAACTAGCTATAGCTCACCATAAGAGGCGTAATGGAAAGTCAGAGTTCACTATAGCTCAGAATTTGAAGGGAGTTCTTTCTAGTTCAGATGATAGCTTTGTAGGAAACGTAACAGCAAACCTCATGGGTTCCAAGTATCACATATGGGATCAG GGTGGTGCTGTCAACTCCAAAAGGGGCAATCTACTTCTGGCAGTTGTTAC ATTCAAGCCTACCATAGCCACTTGGACTGGAAGTTACAGAATCATGAGGGCATATGTACCAAAACACCAATCCATGCAGCTAAAGAATACAACCCTG ATGCAACATATTAATGGTTTGGCTAGGGACTGGGAGGGGAAAATGGACAAAGTACATAAGCTATGCTCAAGGACTCCACGATACAATAAT ATGTCAAAGCAGTACGAGTTAGACTTCAGAGATAGAGGAAGAGCTGGGCTTGGAATCCAAAGCTCAGTGAAGAACTTCCAGCTAACATTGGAG GAAAATGGAAAGCAGACAATTTTACAACTTGGAAGGGTAGGGAAGTCGAAGTTTGTTATGGATTTCAG ATATCCTCTAACAGGTTACCAAGCATTTTGCATATGTTTGGCATCCATTGACTCGAAACTTTGTTGCTCGATGTAA
- the LOC7455773 gene encoding AP2-like ethylene-responsive transcription factor At1g16060, with product MGKTSKQSLKDTANTSTNPTNKVKRTRKTVPRDSPPQRSSIYRGVTRHRWTGRYEAHLWDKNSWNESQNKKGRQVYLGAYDDEEAAAHAYDLAALKYWGQDTILNFPWSTYKEELKEMEGQSKEEYIGSLRRKSSGFSRGVSKYRGVARHHHNGRWEARIGRVFGNKYLYLGTYATQEEAATAYDMAAIEYRGINAVTNFDLSRYIKWLRPNNHNNVNNPQQNPNCDANPIQNLDQKIELDFMPHQQSSNVNGTEELTDPARSGGTGGSASSALGLLLQSSKFKEILERTSAADCPLTPLPPLTPPESDRDPPRRSFPDDIQTVFDCQDSSSYTDDDDINIFGELNPFASPIFHYELDGQEMVFGPNKSNILTT from the exons ATGGGAAAAACATCAAAGCAAAGCCTGAAGGACACTGCGAACACTAGCACAAATCCTACAAACAAGGTGAAGCGGACACGAAAAACTGTGCCACGAGACTCTCCTCCTCAACGTAGCTCCATCTACAGAGGCGTGACGAG GCATCGATGGACCGGGCGTTATGAGGCTCATTTGTGGGATAAGAACAGCTGGAATGAATCACAGAACAAGAAAGGAAGACAAg TGTATCTAG GGGCctatgatgatgaagaagcGGCTGCACATGCCTATGACTTGGCAGCATTAAAGTACTGGGGACAGGATACCATCCTCAATTTCCCT tGGTCAACTTACAAAGAAGAGCTCAAAGAGATGGAGGGTCAGTCAAAAGAAGAATATATTGGATCGTTGAGGAG AAAAAGTAGTGGATTTTCACGCGGGGTGTCCAAATATAGAGGCGTGGCCAG ACACCATCATAATGGGAGATGGGAAGCTCGAATTGGCAGAGTTTTCGGCAACAAATACCTCTACCTTGGAACATAtg CCACTCAAGAAGAAGCAGCAACAGCATATGATATGGCAGCTATAGAGTACCGTGGAATTAATGCTGTTACAAACTTTGACCTAAGCCGCTACATCAAATGGCTACGTCCCAATAACcataataatgttaataatCCTCAACAAAACCCTAATTGTGATGCTAATCCGATTCAAAACCTCGACCAAAAGATTGAATTGGATTTCATGCCCCATCAACAGAGTTCGAATGTTAATGGGACGGAAGAGCTGACTGATCCAGCCCGGTCTGGTGGCACTGGTGGCTCGGCATCATCAGCATTAGGGCTTTTGTTGCAATCCTCCAAGTTCAAGGAAATATTGGAAAGAACATCGGCTGCAGATTGCCCCTTGACGCCACTACCCCCCTTGACGCCACCCGAGTCGGATCGTGATCCGCCACGCCGGAGCTTCCCGGATGACATCCAAACCGTCTTCGATTGCCAAGACTCTAGTAGTTACACTGATGAcgatgatattaatattttcgGGGAGCTAAATCCATTTGCTTCGCCGATTTTCCACTACGAATTGGATGGACAGGAGATGGTATTTGGCCCAAATAAGTCTAATATCCTcacaacataa